In the genome of Misgurnus anguillicaudatus unplaced genomic scaffold, ASM2758022v2 HiC_scaffold_27, whole genome shotgun sequence, one region contains:
- the LOC129433105 gene encoding von Willebrand factor A domain-containing protein 5A isoform X11, whose protein sequence is MMNCCGLVTKEKQPVPLKSIGVEVQVKSHVATVTSTLQYVNEEERHLEALFVFPLPADAAVCHFSAKIGDQEIVAEVQNRQTARDEYDDAVSSGQQAFLLEESKESSDVFRLSVGCLSPGQNADITITYITELSVQADHSLRFCLPAVLNPRYTPAGSDAGIVSEILSCDSVPYTLTLSVHVSSPNPISKLESNCTLDPLVFLNSDHTQATVNLSSGHKFDKDVELFLYYQNTHQPTAIVEAGVTTAKPGSLMSDPVVMISLYPEFPEEVMSSLATQGEFVFVIDRSGSMASMMHNGEGAQIRIESAKETLLLLLKSLPMGCYFNIYGFGSDFESFFPQSVVYNQDTMDQALNKVNEMRADMGGTEILQPLKHIYSQPCYPEHPIQLFVFTDGEVGNTKEVLDLVKLHAHSHRCFSFGIGEGASTALITGMAKEGSGHAQFITGTDRMQPKVMESLRFALQPAVNKISVQWKVPDGITVDTLSPPINVLFQGQRSLIYAQLKGQSSESSEGSVIVQYNLKDQPVTNQLHFCLKPTEDTGLSVHRLAARSLIRCLEQEERTGGVDVEDIRRRMVEISVEAGVSSVHTAFIAINKDNREAVKGPLIQRRVPTQRMCMPNRSMRNMDDYDCYRRSAPNRSRDRTNRNCRKPMMNCYMPMMNMPMPMMANACAKSDLHDDPLLQLISLQKASGCWELNDALARVFGKTEDELTNQKPAQVDGSVWATLLSLIWLYGYKIQQQIEWQFVAMKAASWIGSQNVVSLSQCVCDGNHLLGCQVKEETLGI, encoded by the exons ATGATGAACTGCTGCGGTCTCGTCACTAAAGAAAAACAGCCAG TTCCTCTGAAGAGCATCGGAGTTGAGGTGCAGGTGAAGAGTCATGTAGCTACAGTCACCTCCACTCTGCAGTATGTGAATGaggaagagcgccacctggagGCCTTGTTTGTGTTTCCTCTGCCTGCTGATGCTGCTGTCTGTCACTTCAGTGCCAAGATCGGAGATCAGGAGATTGTGGCAGAAGTTCAGAATAGACAAACT GCGAGGGATGAGTATGATGATGCTGTGAGTTCGGGTCAGCAGGCGTTTCTGTTGGAAGAGAGTAAAGAAAGTTCTGATGTGTTCAGACTGAGTGTTGGGTGTCTGTCTCCGGGTCAGAACGCTGACATCACCATCACATACATCACTGAACTCTCTGTGCAGGCCGACCACTCGCTGCGCTTCTGTCTGCCTGCTGTACTCAACCCCAGATACACGCCAGCAG GTTcagatgctggaatagtttcaGAGATTTTGTCATGTGACTCTGTTCCCTACACTTTGACTCTTAGTGTTCATGTGAGCTCTCCAAACCCCATCTCCAAACTAGAGTCCAACTGTACTCTGGATCCTCTTGTGTTCCTCAACTCTGATCACACTCAGGCAACG gTGAATCTGAGTTCTGGTCACAAGTTTGATAAAGATGTTGAGTTGTTTCTGTACTATCAGAATACCCATCAGCCCACTGCTATAGTGGAGGCAGGAGTGACCACTGCAAAACCAG GTTCTCTGATGAGTGACCCAGTGGTGATGATAAGTTTGTACCCAGAATTCCCAgaggaagtgatgtcatcaTTAGCAACTCAAGGCGAGTTTGTTTTTGTGATTGACAGATCAGGCAGTATGGCCTCTATGATGCATAATGGGGAAGGAGCACAGATCCGTATAGAAAGCGCAAAG gAAACTCTGCTGTTACTGTTGAAGAGTCTGCCCATGGGCTGTTACTTTAATATCTATGGATTTGGCTCTGATTTTGAGTCTTTCTTCCC TCAGAGTGTTGTGTACAATCAGGACACAATGGATCAGGCACTGAACAAAGTCAATGAAATGCGAGCAGACATGGGCGGCACAGAGATTTTACAGCCCCTAAAACACATCTACAGTCAACCCTGTTACCCTGAACACCCCATACAG TTGTTTGTCTTCACTGATGGAGAGGTGGGAAACACTAAAGAGGTTCTGGATCTTGTGAAACTTCATGCTCACTCTCACAG GTGTTTCTCATTCGGGATTGGTGAGGGTGCAAGTACTGCCCTCATCACAGGAATGGCCAAAGAGGGATCTGGACACGCCCAGTTCATCACAGGCACAGACCGCATGCAACCCAAA GTGATGGAGTCTCTCAGGTTTGCTCTTCAGCCTGCAGTGAACAAGATCTCAGTACAGTGGAAAGTACCAGATGGCATTACTGTTGACACGCTGTCTCCACCCATCAATGTGCTCTTCCAGGGTCAAAGGTCACTCATTTATGCCCAACTTAAAGGACAG AGTTCAGAAAGCTCTGAAGGATCAGTGATAGTTCAATACAACCTGAAAGATCAACCAGTAACAAACCAGCTTCACTTCTGCCTTAAACCAACTGAGGACACTGG GTTGTCCGTCCATCGTCTGGCGGCCCGGTCTCTGATTCGCTGTCTGGAGCAGGAGGAGAGGACAGGAGGTGTAGATGTGGAGGATATCAGGAGGAGGATGGTGGAGATCAGTGTTGAAGCAGGAGTGAGCAGTGTTCATACAGCCTTCATTGCCATTAATAAAGACAACAGAGAGGCTGTGAAAGGACCTCTGATACAGAGAAGAGTACCAACACAAA ggATGTGTATGCCGAACAGGTCTATGCGCAATATGGATGATTACGATTGTTACC ggAGGTCTGCGCCGAACAGGTCTAGAGACAGGACGAATAGAAACTGTA ggAAACCCATGATGAACTGTTATATGCCCATGATGAACATGCCTATGCCCATGATGGCTAATGCATGTGCAA AATCTGATCTCCATGATGATCCTTTACTTCAGCTGATTTCTCTTCAGAAAGCTTCAGGCTGCTGGGAACTGAACGATGCTTTGGCTCGAGTGTTTGGAAAGACTGAAGATgagctgaccaatcagaaacCAGCACAG GTGGATGGGTCAGTGTGGGCCACTCTTCTGTCTCTCATCTGGTTATACGGCTATAAAATACAGCAACAGATTGAGTGGCAGTTTGTGGCCATGAAGGCGGCGTCATGGATCGGCTCTCAAAACG tgGTCAGTCTGtctcagtgtgtgtgtgatgggAATCATCTACTGGGATGTCAGGTGAAAGAAGAAACTTTGGGAATCTGA
- the LOC129433105 gene encoding von Willebrand factor A domain-containing protein 5A isoform X6, with the protein MMNCCGLVTKEKQPVPLKSIGVEVQVKSHVATVTSTLQYVNEEERHLEALFVFPLPADAAVCHFSAKIGDQEIVAEVQNRQTARDEYDDAVSSGQQAFLLEESKESSDVFRLSVGCLSPGQNADITITYITELSVQADHSLRFCLPAVLNPRYTPAGSDAGIVSEILSCDSVPYTLTLSVHVSSPNPISKLESNCTLDPLVFLNSDHTQATVNLSSGHKFDKDVELFLYYQNTHQPTAIVEAGVTTAKPGSLMSDPVVMISLYPEFPEEVMSSLATQGEFVFVIDRSGSMASMMHNGEGAQIRIESAKETLLLLLKSLPMGCYFNIYGFGSDFESFFPQSVVYNQDTMDQALNKVNEMRADMGGTEILQPLKHIYSQPCYPEHPIQLFVFTDGEVGNTKEVLDLVKLHAHSHRCFSFGIGEGASTALITGMAKEGSGHAQFITGTDRMQPKVMESLRFALQPAVNKISVQWKVPDGITVDTLSPPINVLFQGQRSLIYAQLKGQSSESSEGSVIVQYNLKDQPVTNQLHFCLKPTEDTGLSVHRLAARSLIRCLEQEERTGGVDVEDIRRRMVEISVEAGVSSVHTAFIAINKDNREAVKGPLIQRRVPTQRMCMPNRSMRNMDDYDCYRMCMPNRSMRNMDDDVCNRRSAPNRSRDRTNRNCRKPMMNCYMPMMNMPMPMMANACAKSDLHDDPLLQLISLQKASGCWELNDALARVFGKTEDELTNQKPAQVDGSVWATLLSLIWLYGYKIQQQIEWQFVAMKAASWIGSQNVVSLSQCVCDGNHLLGCQVKEETLGI; encoded by the exons ATGATGAACTGCTGCGGTCTCGTCACTAAAGAAAAACAGCCAG TTCCTCTGAAGAGCATCGGAGTTGAGGTGCAGGTGAAGAGTCATGTAGCTACAGTCACCTCCACTCTGCAGTATGTGAATGaggaagagcgccacctggagGCCTTGTTTGTGTTTCCTCTGCCTGCTGATGCTGCTGTCTGTCACTTCAGTGCCAAGATCGGAGATCAGGAGATTGTGGCAGAAGTTCAGAATAGACAAACT GCGAGGGATGAGTATGATGATGCTGTGAGTTCGGGTCAGCAGGCGTTTCTGTTGGAAGAGAGTAAAGAAAGTTCTGATGTGTTCAGACTGAGTGTTGGGTGTCTGTCTCCGGGTCAGAACGCTGACATCACCATCACATACATCACTGAACTCTCTGTGCAGGCCGACCACTCGCTGCGCTTCTGTCTGCCTGCTGTACTCAACCCCAGATACACGCCAGCAG GTTcagatgctggaatagtttcaGAGATTTTGTCATGTGACTCTGTTCCCTACACTTTGACTCTTAGTGTTCATGTGAGCTCTCCAAACCCCATCTCCAAACTAGAGTCCAACTGTACTCTGGATCCTCTTGTGTTCCTCAACTCTGATCACACTCAGGCAACG gTGAATCTGAGTTCTGGTCACAAGTTTGATAAAGATGTTGAGTTGTTTCTGTACTATCAGAATACCCATCAGCCCACTGCTATAGTGGAGGCAGGAGTGACCACTGCAAAACCAG GTTCTCTGATGAGTGACCCAGTGGTGATGATAAGTTTGTACCCAGAATTCCCAgaggaagtgatgtcatcaTTAGCAACTCAAGGCGAGTTTGTTTTTGTGATTGACAGATCAGGCAGTATGGCCTCTATGATGCATAATGGGGAAGGAGCACAGATCCGTATAGAAAGCGCAAAG gAAACTCTGCTGTTACTGTTGAAGAGTCTGCCCATGGGCTGTTACTTTAATATCTATGGATTTGGCTCTGATTTTGAGTCTTTCTTCCC TCAGAGTGTTGTGTACAATCAGGACACAATGGATCAGGCACTGAACAAAGTCAATGAAATGCGAGCAGACATGGGCGGCACAGAGATTTTACAGCCCCTAAAACACATCTACAGTCAACCCTGTTACCCTGAACACCCCATACAG TTGTTTGTCTTCACTGATGGAGAGGTGGGAAACACTAAAGAGGTTCTGGATCTTGTGAAACTTCATGCTCACTCTCACAG GTGTTTCTCATTCGGGATTGGTGAGGGTGCAAGTACTGCCCTCATCACAGGAATGGCCAAAGAGGGATCTGGACACGCCCAGTTCATCACAGGCACAGACCGCATGCAACCCAAA GTGATGGAGTCTCTCAGGTTTGCTCTTCAGCCTGCAGTGAACAAGATCTCAGTACAGTGGAAAGTACCAGATGGCATTACTGTTGACACGCTGTCTCCACCCATCAATGTGCTCTTCCAGGGTCAAAGGTCACTCATTTATGCCCAACTTAAAGGACAG AGTTCAGAAAGCTCTGAAGGATCAGTGATAGTTCAATACAACCTGAAAGATCAACCAGTAACAAACCAGCTTCACTTCTGCCTTAAACCAACTGAGGACACTGG GTTGTCCGTCCATCGTCTGGCGGCCCGGTCTCTGATTCGCTGTCTGGAGCAGGAGGAGAGGACAGGAGGTGTAGATGTGGAGGATATCAGGAGGAGGATGGTGGAGATCAGTGTTGAAGCAGGAGTGAGCAGTGTTCATACAGCCTTCATTGCCATTAATAAAGACAACAGAGAGGCTGTGAAAGGACCTCTGATACAGAGAAGAGTACCAACACAAA ggATGTGTATGCCGAACAGGTCTATGCGCAATATGGATGATTACGATTGTTACC ggATGTGTATGCCGAACAGGTCTATGCGCAATATGGATGATGACGTCTGTAACC ggAGGTCTGCGCCGAACAGGTCTAGAGACAGGACGAATAGAAACTGTA ggAAACCCATGATGAACTGTTATATGCCCATGATGAACATGCCTATGCCCATGATGGCTAATGCATGTGCAA AATCTGATCTCCATGATGATCCTTTACTTCAGCTGATTTCTCTTCAGAAAGCTTCAGGCTGCTGGGAACTGAACGATGCTTTGGCTCGAGTGTTTGGAAAGACTGAAGATgagctgaccaatcagaaacCAGCACAG GTGGATGGGTCAGTGTGGGCCACTCTTCTGTCTCTCATCTGGTTATACGGCTATAAAATACAGCAACAGATTGAGTGGCAGTTTGTGGCCATGAAGGCGGCGTCATGGATCGGCTCTCAAAACG tgGTCAGTCTGtctcagtgtgtgtgtgatgggAATCATCTACTGGGATGTCAGGTGAAAGAAGAAACTTTGGGAATCTGA
- the LOC129433105 gene encoding von Willebrand factor A domain-containing protein 5A isoform X12, protein MMNCCGLVTKEKQPVPLKSIGVEVQVKSHVATVTSTLQYVNEEERHLEALFVFPLPADAAVCHFSAKIGDQEIVAEVQNRQTARDEYDDAVSSGQQAFLLEESKESSDVFRLSVGCLSPGQNADITITYITELSVQADHSLRFCLPAVLNPRYTPAGSDAGIVSEILSCDSVPYTLTLSVHVSSPNPISKLESNCTLDPLVFLNSDHTQATVNLSSGHKFDKDVELFLYYQNTHQPTAIVEAGVTTAKPGSLMSDPVVMISLYPEFPEEVMSSLATQGEFVFVIDRSGSMASMMHNGEGAQIRIESAKETLLLLLKSLPMGCYFNIYGFGSDFESFFPQSVVYNQDTMDQALNKVNEMRADMGGTEILQPLKHIYSQPCYPEHPIQLFVFTDGEVGNTKEVLDLVKLHAHSHRCFSFGIGEGASTALITGMAKEGSGHAQFITGTDRMQPKVMESLRFALQPAVNKISVQWKVPDGITVDTLSPPINVLFQGQRSLIYAQLKGQSSESSEGSVIVQYNLKDQPVTNQLHFCLKPTEDTGLSVHRLAARSLIRCLEQEERTGGVDVEDIRRRMVEISVEAGVSSVHTAFIAINKDNREAVKGPLIQRRVPTQRMCMPNRSMRNMDDDVCNRRSAPNRSRDRTNRNCRKPMMNCYMPMMNMPMPMMANACAKSDLHDDPLLQLISLQKASGCWELNDALARVFGKTEDELTNQKPAQVDGSVWATLLSLIWLYGYKIQQQIEWQFVAMKAASWIGSQNVVSLSQCVCDGNHLLGCQVKEETLGI, encoded by the exons ATGATGAACTGCTGCGGTCTCGTCACTAAAGAAAAACAGCCAG TTCCTCTGAAGAGCATCGGAGTTGAGGTGCAGGTGAAGAGTCATGTAGCTACAGTCACCTCCACTCTGCAGTATGTGAATGaggaagagcgccacctggagGCCTTGTTTGTGTTTCCTCTGCCTGCTGATGCTGCTGTCTGTCACTTCAGTGCCAAGATCGGAGATCAGGAGATTGTGGCAGAAGTTCAGAATAGACAAACT GCGAGGGATGAGTATGATGATGCTGTGAGTTCGGGTCAGCAGGCGTTTCTGTTGGAAGAGAGTAAAGAAAGTTCTGATGTGTTCAGACTGAGTGTTGGGTGTCTGTCTCCGGGTCAGAACGCTGACATCACCATCACATACATCACTGAACTCTCTGTGCAGGCCGACCACTCGCTGCGCTTCTGTCTGCCTGCTGTACTCAACCCCAGATACACGCCAGCAG GTTcagatgctggaatagtttcaGAGATTTTGTCATGTGACTCTGTTCCCTACACTTTGACTCTTAGTGTTCATGTGAGCTCTCCAAACCCCATCTCCAAACTAGAGTCCAACTGTACTCTGGATCCTCTTGTGTTCCTCAACTCTGATCACACTCAGGCAACG gTGAATCTGAGTTCTGGTCACAAGTTTGATAAAGATGTTGAGTTGTTTCTGTACTATCAGAATACCCATCAGCCCACTGCTATAGTGGAGGCAGGAGTGACCACTGCAAAACCAG GTTCTCTGATGAGTGACCCAGTGGTGATGATAAGTTTGTACCCAGAATTCCCAgaggaagtgatgtcatcaTTAGCAACTCAAGGCGAGTTTGTTTTTGTGATTGACAGATCAGGCAGTATGGCCTCTATGATGCATAATGGGGAAGGAGCACAGATCCGTATAGAAAGCGCAAAG gAAACTCTGCTGTTACTGTTGAAGAGTCTGCCCATGGGCTGTTACTTTAATATCTATGGATTTGGCTCTGATTTTGAGTCTTTCTTCCC TCAGAGTGTTGTGTACAATCAGGACACAATGGATCAGGCACTGAACAAAGTCAATGAAATGCGAGCAGACATGGGCGGCACAGAGATTTTACAGCCCCTAAAACACATCTACAGTCAACCCTGTTACCCTGAACACCCCATACAG TTGTTTGTCTTCACTGATGGAGAGGTGGGAAACACTAAAGAGGTTCTGGATCTTGTGAAACTTCATGCTCACTCTCACAG GTGTTTCTCATTCGGGATTGGTGAGGGTGCAAGTACTGCCCTCATCACAGGAATGGCCAAAGAGGGATCTGGACACGCCCAGTTCATCACAGGCACAGACCGCATGCAACCCAAA GTGATGGAGTCTCTCAGGTTTGCTCTTCAGCCTGCAGTGAACAAGATCTCAGTACAGTGGAAAGTACCAGATGGCATTACTGTTGACACGCTGTCTCCACCCATCAATGTGCTCTTCCAGGGTCAAAGGTCACTCATTTATGCCCAACTTAAAGGACAG AGTTCAGAAAGCTCTGAAGGATCAGTGATAGTTCAATACAACCTGAAAGATCAACCAGTAACAAACCAGCTTCACTTCTGCCTTAAACCAACTGAGGACACTGG GTTGTCCGTCCATCGTCTGGCGGCCCGGTCTCTGATTCGCTGTCTGGAGCAGGAGGAGAGGACAGGAGGTGTAGATGTGGAGGATATCAGGAGGAGGATGGTGGAGATCAGTGTTGAAGCAGGAGTGAGCAGTGTTCATACAGCCTTCATTGCCATTAATAAAGACAACAGAGAGGCTGTGAAAGGACCTCTGATACAGAGAAGAGTACCAACACAAA ggATGTGTATGCCGAACAGGTCTATGCGCAATATGGATGATGACGTCTGTAACC ggAGGTCTGCGCCGAACAGGTCTAGAGACAGGACGAATAGAAACTGTA ggAAACCCATGATGAACTGTTATATGCCCATGATGAACATGCCTATGCCCATGATGGCTAATGCATGTGCAA AATCTGATCTCCATGATGATCCTTTACTTCAGCTGATTTCTCTTCAGAAAGCTTCAGGCTGCTGGGAACTGAACGATGCTTTGGCTCGAGTGTTTGGAAAGACTGAAGATgagctgaccaatcagaaacCAGCACAG GTGGATGGGTCAGTGTGGGCCACTCTTCTGTCTCTCATCTGGTTATACGGCTATAAAATACAGCAACAGATTGAGTGGCAGTTTGTGGCCATGAAGGCGGCGTCATGGATCGGCTCTCAAAACG tgGTCAGTCTGtctcagtgtgtgtgtgatgggAATCATCTACTGGGATGTCAGGTGAAAGAAGAAACTTTGGGAATCTGA
- the LOC129433105 gene encoding von Willebrand factor A domain-containing protein 5A isoform X20 — MMNCCGLVTKEKQPVPLKSIGVEVQVKSHVATVTSTLQYVNEEERHLEALFVFPLPADAAVCHFSAKIGDQEIVAEVQNRQTARDEYDDAVSSGQQAFLLEESKESSDVFRLSVGCLSPGQNADITITYITELSVQADHSLRFCLPAVLNPRYTPAGSDAGIVSEILSCDSVPYTLTLSVHVSSPNPISKLESNCTLDPLVFLNSDHTQATVNLSSGHKFDKDVELFLYYQNTHQPTAIVEAGVTTAKPGSLMSDPVVMISLYPEFPEEVMSSLATQGEFVFVIDRSGSMASMMHNGEGAQIRIESAKETLLLLLKSLPMGCYFNIYGFGSDFESFFPQSVVYNQDTMDQALNKVNEMRADMGGTEILQPLKHIYSQPCYPEHPIQLFVFTDGEVGNTKEVLDLVKLHAHSHRCFSFGIGEGASTALITGMAKEGSGHAQFITGTDRMQPKVMESLRFALQPAVNKISVQWKVPDGITVDTLSPPINVLFQGQRSLIYAQLKGQSSESSEGSVIVQYNLKDQPVTNQLHFCLKPTEDTGLSVHRLAARSLIRCLEQEERTGGVDVEDIRRRMVEISVEAGVSSVHTAFIAINKDNREAVKGPLIQRRVPTQRMCMPNRSMRNMDDYDCYRMCMPNRSMRNMDDDVCNRRSAPNRSRDRTNRNCRKPMMNCYMPMMNMPMPMMANACARDMSAGVPVRGYPKTNFIMMAPDQGNLSSFDTNIASMKQFEGPPIQTRQA, encoded by the exons ATGATGAACTGCTGCGGTCTCGTCACTAAAGAAAAACAGCCAG TTCCTCTGAAGAGCATCGGAGTTGAGGTGCAGGTGAAGAGTCATGTAGCTACAGTCACCTCCACTCTGCAGTATGTGAATGaggaagagcgccacctggagGCCTTGTTTGTGTTTCCTCTGCCTGCTGATGCTGCTGTCTGTCACTTCAGTGCCAAGATCGGAGATCAGGAGATTGTGGCAGAAGTTCAGAATAGACAAACT GCGAGGGATGAGTATGATGATGCTGTGAGTTCGGGTCAGCAGGCGTTTCTGTTGGAAGAGAGTAAAGAAAGTTCTGATGTGTTCAGACTGAGTGTTGGGTGTCTGTCTCCGGGTCAGAACGCTGACATCACCATCACATACATCACTGAACTCTCTGTGCAGGCCGACCACTCGCTGCGCTTCTGTCTGCCTGCTGTACTCAACCCCAGATACACGCCAGCAG GTTcagatgctggaatagtttcaGAGATTTTGTCATGTGACTCTGTTCCCTACACTTTGACTCTTAGTGTTCATGTGAGCTCTCCAAACCCCATCTCCAAACTAGAGTCCAACTGTACTCTGGATCCTCTTGTGTTCCTCAACTCTGATCACACTCAGGCAACG gTGAATCTGAGTTCTGGTCACAAGTTTGATAAAGATGTTGAGTTGTTTCTGTACTATCAGAATACCCATCAGCCCACTGCTATAGTGGAGGCAGGAGTGACCACTGCAAAACCAG GTTCTCTGATGAGTGACCCAGTGGTGATGATAAGTTTGTACCCAGAATTCCCAgaggaagtgatgtcatcaTTAGCAACTCAAGGCGAGTTTGTTTTTGTGATTGACAGATCAGGCAGTATGGCCTCTATGATGCATAATGGGGAAGGAGCACAGATCCGTATAGAAAGCGCAAAG gAAACTCTGCTGTTACTGTTGAAGAGTCTGCCCATGGGCTGTTACTTTAATATCTATGGATTTGGCTCTGATTTTGAGTCTTTCTTCCC TCAGAGTGTTGTGTACAATCAGGACACAATGGATCAGGCACTGAACAAAGTCAATGAAATGCGAGCAGACATGGGCGGCACAGAGATTTTACAGCCCCTAAAACACATCTACAGTCAACCCTGTTACCCTGAACACCCCATACAG TTGTTTGTCTTCACTGATGGAGAGGTGGGAAACACTAAAGAGGTTCTGGATCTTGTGAAACTTCATGCTCACTCTCACAG GTGTTTCTCATTCGGGATTGGTGAGGGTGCAAGTACTGCCCTCATCACAGGAATGGCCAAAGAGGGATCTGGACACGCCCAGTTCATCACAGGCACAGACCGCATGCAACCCAAA GTGATGGAGTCTCTCAGGTTTGCTCTTCAGCCTGCAGTGAACAAGATCTCAGTACAGTGGAAAGTACCAGATGGCATTACTGTTGACACGCTGTCTCCACCCATCAATGTGCTCTTCCAGGGTCAAAGGTCACTCATTTATGCCCAACTTAAAGGACAG AGTTCAGAAAGCTCTGAAGGATCAGTGATAGTTCAATACAACCTGAAAGATCAACCAGTAACAAACCAGCTTCACTTCTGCCTTAAACCAACTGAGGACACTGG GTTGTCCGTCCATCGTCTGGCGGCCCGGTCTCTGATTCGCTGTCTGGAGCAGGAGGAGAGGACAGGAGGTGTAGATGTGGAGGATATCAGGAGGAGGATGGTGGAGATCAGTGTTGAAGCAGGAGTGAGCAGTGTTCATACAGCCTTCATTGCCATTAATAAAGACAACAGAGAGGCTGTGAAAGGACCTCTGATACAGAGAAGAGTACCAACACAAA ggATGTGTATGCCGAACAGGTCTATGCGCAATATGGATGATTACGATTGTTACC ggATGTGTATGCCGAACAGGTCTATGCGCAATATGGATGATGACGTCTGTAACC ggAGGTCTGCGCCGAACAGGTCTAGAGACAGGACGAATAGAAACTGTA ggAAACCCATGATGAACTGTTATATGCCCATGATGAACATGCCTATGCCCATGATGGCTAATGCATGTGCAA GAGATATGAGTGCAGGAGTTCCCGTCAGGGGTTATCCCAAAACAAACTTTATAATGATGGCCCCTGATCAAGGAAATTTGAGCAGTTTTGATACAAACATTGCCAGCATGAAGCAATTTGAAGGACCTCCGATACAGACCAGACAAGCTTAG